In the Candidatus Bathyarchaeia archaeon genome, ACAAACAGCGACATAGGCATATTCATGACTGCAAGCCAGAACAACCTGATTTTAAGTAACACCATATCAGGCATGTCAACGGTATGGCAACATGTCAGCGCAGGAATAATGCTATACAATTCTTCAAACAACACCATACACCACAACAACTTCGCTAACAACACTCTTGCGGTGGCTATCGAAGGTCTTAGCTCAGTCAACAACAGATGGAATGACGGTGAATCCTCTGGCGGGAACTACTGGGGAGACTACCAATCGAAATACCCTAAAGGCTCTGAGAGGGACAATTCTGGGATTTGGAACACGCCATATGTAATTGACGCAAACAACATTGACCATTACCCCTTAATCAACCAAGTAAGCATAACCGCCCCGTTATCTACACCAACTTCATCGCCAACCTCAAGATTAAGCCCAACCCCAACGCCGTCACCTACCGCTTCACCCTCAATCCCAGAGTTTCCAGCGGGAATAGCAATCCTGGCATTCATCACAGCAACTTTGATCGCAATGTCACTTTTTAAGAGGAATAGGATAGCAGGAGGATTAAAACAGGCTAACGCCAAGTAACCCGCTGGTTATCGACAAGGCACCTAAAACTATGAACAGCGCGGATGTGCCGATTTTGAGCCACTTCAAGGGAAGTTTTGCCAAGAGCTTGGCGCCCACCAGCACCGCCACTCCCGTTAGCAGGGCAAACGCCAGCATCAACCCCACAAGCACAAGAACCGCTGAGCTTTCAGCCGCCAAAGTTATGGTTAGAATTTGGGATTTGTCGCCTAACTCCATAAGGGCAATCAACGAGAAGGAGGCAAACAGAGGCATACGACTAGTTTTGGGTTCCTTGATTGGTTGCTCTTTTCGGTTCAGCAGAGGCAAAACCCCAAAAATTATGAACACGACACCTGAAACAGTCTGCACCAGATTCAGGGGAAGAAAAGCCAGCAGGGGTCCACCGACTAGAGCGCTGACGCCGTCAACGACAAAAAACGCCAGCATCGCTCCAAAGAAGACGTGTTTGATTTTGTATTTGCTGGAAAGGGAGATGACGGCAAGCTGTGTTTTGTCTCCCAGTTCAGCCACAAGTATGAGTAGAAACGTGGAGATTATGGGAACAAAGTCCATGCAGTTAAAATTGGCATTCAACTATAAAGGAACTTCGCATCTATATGTGCCCGCTGAAAGCCTAAGCGGGCAAGAGTTATTAACCCAAACCCAACTTGGATACGGATATGCCAGACAAAGTTCGTTGCGCCCACATCCTTGTTAAAACGCAAACCGAAGCAAAAAACGTTCAAGACCGCTTAGCGAAAGGCGAAGCATTCGCTGAAATAGCCAAACAAGTTTCCCTTTGCCCTTCAGGAAAGAAGGGAGGCGACTTGGGAAAATTTGGACGTGGACAAATGGTTAAAGAATTTGAAGTTGCCGCGTTTAAACTTGAGAAAGGGCAAACTTCAGAGCCAGTGAAGACCCAATTCGGATACCACATCATTAAACGCACAGAATAGCAGGCTACATTAAGCCTAAGCTTTGTTTATACGATGCCGCACAGTGTATGCAACAAAAGGATAAGTCACGTCCTTTTATGCGTTCAACGTAGCCGCCTTCGTACACTTTGCAGCCGCAGTGTGCACAAATCTCTAAACTGGGTTCTAACGCTACGCTTATGAGTTCCGAAAACCGTTTAAACAGTTGCTCACTGAATGCTCTGCCATCCTTGGTGAGTTCAAAGACTTTCCGTTTTTTTGCACCCACAGGCTTAAGCGAATGGGTGACAAGCCCTTTCTGTTCGAGTTTTTTGAGGAAAGGATACACAAGGCTGGGGCTGATGTCTTTACCTATGACTTTTTTGAATTTACTGATTATTTCGTAACCGTGGACAGGCCCTTGATGAAGTATTGTAAGTATGTAAACCCGTGAGAAGTCAGAAACTATCTCATTTATCTCTTCAGGTTGAGCCATTTTCGTTAACCTGTCTTGGTTAGATATATTTATAGGACACTTTTAAACTTGTTTTATTGAGTAAAAATGCTCTGCTGGTTGAGACCGACTGCTGAGTTCACCGCCACCATCATCCAGCCATACCTATCCGTTTTGTTTAACGAGTTTCATGGTGGCAGAAAGGCCGCTGCAGAGGAATCTGTTTTTCCCGCCTTTTCTCCTTTCTCCCAAAAAAGGCCAACTGCGGCGGCCCTGCAAACCCAAATTGTTCCCCAAACAAACGCGGAGAATTGAGAGAGGAGATTAAAAACAAAAAAGAAAGGAACTAAAAAGGCGGTTAGTGTCCACCACAACAGCAACCGCAACTATGTCCTGATGAATTGCCGCTGACGTATTTTTCTGGGTTTTCTTCAAATTCAACTTTGCATCCGGGCGCACAGAAGTAGTAGGTTTTTCCTTTATAGACGGTCTTCCATTTGGCTGTTTTCTCGTCTACATCCATGTTACAAACTAAATCTTTAGCCATACACTTTCACCTCCATATATCTGGTTGTCGTGTGACTTAGAGTTTTGGTTTAAACCGCCTCAGCAAAGAAGCGTTTGTAACCACCGTCACTGAGCTACTTGCCATAGCCGCCGCTGCATACACAGGGTCAAAGAGCACATGCAAGATGGGGTAGAAGGCGCCCGCCGCCAACGGAATGAGGATGATGTTGTAGAAGAACGCCCAAAACAGGTTCTGACGAATCTTACGCATTGTTGCTTGGCTCAGTTGAATAGCAACCACTACATCTCGCAGGTCATTTTTGATAAGAACTATGTCACCTGTCTCCACTGCAACATCGGTTCCCGTGCCAACGGCAACGCCGATGTTTGCCTGCGCCAACGCTGGAGCATCATTAATGCCGTCACCTACCATCGCAACCACCTTGCCCTCACCCTGCAACCGCTTAATTTCGGCGGCTTTTTCGCTGGGCAAAACCTCTGAAACCACACGATTCACGCCGACTTGCCCTGCGATGGCGATGGCAGTACGTTGATTGTCACCTGTTAGCATGATGACTTCCAGCCCCATGTCTTTTAGGGCACTCACAGCCTCTTTTGAGTGCTCTTTAAGGGTGTCCGCTACGGCAATCAAACCTGCGGCTTTACCATCCGCTGAAAGGAGCATGGCGGTTTTGCCTTCTTCCTCAAACGCCGACATTGTGGCTTCAAACTGGCTTACATCTACGTTGCGGGCTTCCATGAGTTTGCGGTTACCCAGCAGCACAACCGAGCCGTTATATTGGACTTCAACGCCCTGCCCAGGTACAGCATTGAAATCTTGGGGGTCTTCAACCTCGATGCCCTCGATGGCTGCTTTTTTGACTATGGCTTCTCCGAGGGGATGTTCAGAGTTTTTCTCTGCCACCGCGGCGTACTGCAGCAATCGCTTTTCGGTAAACGTTTTGTCGGTAACTATGTCGGTAACTTCGGGTTCGCCTTTGGTTAGAGTGCCTGTTTTGTCGAAAACGACGGCTTGAAGTTTGTGAGCGGTTTCTAAGGCTTCGCCGCTTTTGATTAGGATGCCGTTTTCTGCGCCTTTTCCGACACCAACCATGATGGCTGTCGGAGTTGCAAGCCCTAAAGCGCAGGGACAAGCAACAATCAAGACGGCTATGAACACGGTGAGTGAGAATATGTAGGTCTCGCCGACAAGGAAGTACCACACGAAAGCCGAGACGGTTGCGGTGAGTATTATGGCGGGGACAAAGTAGCCTGCCGCGATGTCGGCAAGCCGCTGAACAGGCGCTTTTGAGGTTAAGGCGTCTTCTACCAGATTGATGATTTGAGCCAGCGCCGTGTCTTTGCCAACTTTGGTGGCTTTGAACTTAAGCATACCCGTCTTGTTCATGGTTGCCCCAATAACTTGGTCACCATTACGTTTCTCCACGGGGATGCTTTCGCCCGTGATGACTTTCTCGTCCACGCCTGAGTATCCTTCAACAACTGTGCCGTCAACGGGGATTTTCTCACCTGGACGCACTACAACGATGTCGCCAACTTGGACCTCTTCAGCAGGGATTTCCAGTTCTTGGTTGTCTCGGATGACTCGGGCGGTTTTGGCTTGAAGCCCCATGATTTTTCGGATAGCCTCGGAGGTTCTGCCTTTGGCTATGGCGTCAAGGAGCTTTCCTGTGAGGATGAAGGTCATGATCATGGTGGAGGTGTCAAAGAAAACGGCTGAATCGGGGAACACGCTTGGGGCGAAGGTGACTATGGTGCTGTAGAGCCAGGCGGTTGAGGTGCCCATTGCGATGAGGGTGTCCATGTTTGCGGTTTTGTTGCGCAGACCCTTGTAGGCGCCCACATAGAAAGTCCAGCCCACGATGAATTGCACGGGGGTTGCGAGGATGAACATTAGGATGCTGTTTTGCGCCATGGGCAGCGGAGGGAACCACATCAAAACCATGATGGGGATGGTTAAGGCGATGCTGGTTGATAGGAGCAGTTTTAGGTGGCGGATGTGTTTTTGGCGTGCTTTGCCTTCGGCGTCTTCTACGGTTTTTTGTTTGGGTTCGATGATTTCGTAGCCAACGTTTTGTATGGCTTTTTTGATTGCGGGGAGGCTTATCTGTTCGGGGTTGTATTCGACGGTGACGTTTTCCATGGCAAAATTTACGGTTGCAGTGTAGATGCCTTCGCGCCCGTTGAGGGCTTTTTCGATGCTTTTGGCGCAGTTTATGCAGGTCATGCCGCCGATTTGGAGGACAGCTTTTTCGTGTATGACGTGGTAGCCGATGTTGTTGATGGTGTCTTCGATGGTTTTTTGGGTGACGAGAGTGGGGTTGTAGTCGATGATAGCTTTTTCAGCGGCTAAGTTCACGGTGGCTTGGGTGACGCCGTTTAGTTTGTTGAGCCGCTTCTCGATGGCTCGTGCGCAATTTATGCAGCTCATGCCGCCAAGGTTAAGAACAATTTTTTTGGTTTGCTGGCTCATCGTATGTCCCCCAGGTGATGCCTTTAACTATGATGGTGGTCGCACGATATAAGAATTTCTTTAAAAGATATATCTTCAAGACATTTATACTAAATGATTTCACAACAGATACAAGATACGCAGAACAAACCAACTCGCAAACACAACCACTACCCGACCCCAAAAAAAAGGAAATGTTTTGAGGGTTAAGTGTTTGCAGCCAAAATTGCGTACTCAGCGAAAAGGTCCTCGTTAAATGCCCCCGTAAACTCCACTTTCTCGTTAAGAACAATTTTTGGTACCCCCATAACGCCATACCTCTGCGCTTGAACGGGAAACTCTTGAGCATCAATCACGTCGGCACGAATCATCTCCGACGCCACAGCAAGTTTATGAGCAATTGCCCCCGCCGCAGGACAATGCGGACAAGTCAACGTGACGAAAACCTGGATATGAACGGGGGCTTTGACGTCTTTAAGGAGCGCTTTGGTCTTGTCCGCGAGGTCAGTTTTACCCGAAGAAACGTTAAGGATAGCGTCCACAAGCGTCTGCAACTCGTAACCGTAAGGCACCCCAAAAATGCGCACCCCATAATCCTTTTTACCCAAAACAGCAATGGCGGGGATCTTGTCGATGCCAAGTTGTTTGGCGAGGTCGGCGTCTTTTTGGAAGTCATGCACTTCAGCGGTGATTTTTTCGTTGAGCTGCGCCATTTCTTGGGTGAGTGTGCGGGTGTCGCTGCAGAAACGGCATTCCATTTCCTGCGTAAACATAACAAGTTTAACGGGGTCAACCAGTTTCTGTTGAAACTCTGTTTTAAGAAGCTCTTTTTTGTCATCAGGTAATAGGCTCATGTGTCAATCTCCCTTGAAGAAAACGGCGTCTGCCAATAACTTGGGGTTTCTAACATATTATCTTTGTGAAGCTTACAACACCAAAAGAACTGACCATAACCGCTGCAATAAGTACAACTATTGTTATGGCTACAGCTTCACTGGTTATGGATTTCTGGCTTGATTGATTGGGAAAGTAGAGGTAACAGTTGGGCTTGCGGTCAAAGAGGTGGTAGAAGATGGCTTGGCAGGAGAAGGAGTGAGGAGGAAGGCGCTACTGTAACTGAGTTCTCTGTGGTTTGACAGAGCTCATTTCCAGCGGGCACGTATTGCAGGTTATCGGTTGAGTCGGGTGCAAAGATGTTGTGTCCGCCACCCAAAACGTAAAACACATTATCCACGGCAACCGCTGTTTGCCCTGCTTTGGTTTTAGGCATGTCTGCGCCCATGCTCCAACTATTGTTTTGTGGGAAATAGATTTGGGTCAGGTTTTGCCCGTTGAGCGGATACTCCTGAGTGGTACCTCCAAACACATAGATGGCAGTGAGTGTGGCGGCGGCTGCAGCGTTTGAAACCCCTTTGGGCATTGGAGCACCTTGGGTCCAGGTATCGGTTGAAGGGTCGTAAATCTGGTTGAAGCTGACAAATGTTGGTCCACCCGTGTTTCCACCCATAACGAAGATTTTGTCATCCACCACGGCAGAGGCATAGTTGACTACAGCAGTAGGGGGACTTGTTTTAGTTGCCCAAGAATCCGTTACAGGGTCATAGACCAATGTGAGATTGCCGACGAGGTAAATTTTGCCGTCAATCACATTAGCCTCTAAGCCACTTGCAGGCTCAGGCATCGGGGATGAGGATTGCCATACGTCTAAAGCGGGGTCATACACGAAAGTGCCATTTTGCATGATTTCGCGTTCTCCAATCAATGCTGCCCCGCCAAAACAGTAAATCTTGCCCGCATAAGCCGCCACTGCAAAACCACTCAATGGAACAGGCAAAGGAGCTTTCTGTATCCATGTGTTAGTTTGGGGGTCGTAGGCTTCATTGACGGCGGTGCAGTTGCTAAAATGCAGAGACCCATTGATTTGGGTTTTAAGGCCGCCGAGGACAAAGATTGTTCCGTTTACAGCTGTTGAGCCTGCGTTGTAACGTGAGGTGGACATGTTGGCTTTTTGGGTCCAAGAGTTCACCTTCTGAGTCCCTGTTGTGTTTGCGTCTATTATGGTGAAGTAGACGGTAGCGTGGTCGGTTAGGGTTTGCGGCGGCTCAATTCCCATACGGGTTGACACATAAACGGCTACCCAATGCATGCCATTCGTTAAACCTGAAACAACAGTCTGCCCAGTTATGGTTGCTTGAAAAGAATCCTCCCGATAAGTAACGGTCAGCGGCAAGGTCTGGTTTGAGTTACCGTCAAGACTGTAGGTCAGGGTGATGTTCATGTTGCTTTCGACTATGGACACAAACGTGACGTTAAGCGTGACGCCGTTGGCAGTACAAGTTTGGTTAGTAGGCGAAATGATGCCAACAGACAACGTGATGGGGGAGGTTGCCCTTGACTCGTGAAAGGGCAGCGTAGCCGCAAAGGGAAAAAACAAAACTGAAAAGAGAAGTAAAAGAGACACTGTTTTCTCCATTGGGGTTTGCCTCACAAAACACAAGGGCGTAGACTGATTTAGCTCTCCCTGCAGAACCGTATGGTTCTCCCTGCAGAACACCTCCAACAGAAACTGAGGCAGCAGCCAGAAACCAATATAAACACGCCGCACCAAGGAACATGCTGTATTTTTCCAACAAAACAAGGAGCGCATAAAATTGACTAAACTTCACGCTAGAGCAAAAATAATTCAGAACTACGAAATTATGCTTGACAACACCCGAGCGCACAGCGTCATAGTAGACCAAAAAGACGAAACAAACAACACACCTGGATTGGGCGCAACTCCGCTGGAACTTTGCGTCATGAGCCACGCTGGCTGCTATAGCAACATCTGCCAGATGGTCGCGCGAAGAATGCATTTACCTCTTAAAGGCTTGGAAGTCAGCGTGGAGGCAGTCAAAGACCCCGAGGTCGGCACCATCGTGGAGGAAACCTTTGAAATCATCTTCAAAACCGACGCAGCCCAAGACCAAGTTCAGCGCCTGCATGAACACACTCTACGCAACTGTCCTGTTGGCATCCTCCATGAGAAAGCAGGGGTCAACATAACCTATAACCTGAAAACAATAAAAGAGTAGGAGAAAAAATTATGAAAAACCCTATAGCAAAAGACATCTACTGGGTTGGCGCGGTAGATTACAACATCCGCGACTTTCATGGTTACATAACCAGCCGTGGCAGCACCTACAACGCCTACCTAATTTTAGACGACAAAAACGTGCTTGTCGACACGGTTAAGCACACCTTCAGCGATGACCTCATCAGACACATCTGTGAAGTCATTGACCCCGCAAAACTTGACTACATCATCGTCAACCATGTCGAAATGGATCATTCAAGCAGCCTGCCCAAAATTGCTCAACTAGCCAAAAACGCCACAATCATCGCCTCCGCACGCGGCAAAGAAGCCCTCATTGACCACTACGGACAAGACTTTGCTAACGTGCAAACTGTCAAGTCCGGCGACACCCTCAAAATCGGCAGCCGCACCCTCAGTTTCTTGGAGGCACCTATGCTGCACTGGCCAGACAGCATGTTCACCTACATAGTGGAAGATAAAATTCTCATGCCTAACGACGCCTTCGGGCAGCACCTAGCCTCTGGCGAACGCTTCAACGACCAAGTGGACCAGCACATTCTCATGGAGGAGGCGCAGAAGTACTACGCCAACATACTCATGCTGCTGGGACCGCTGGTGGCTAAAAAAATCCAAGAAGTCGTCAAAATGGGCTTGCCTATAGATATGATTGCTCCAAGCCACGGCATCATCTGGCGCAAAGACCCCACCAAAATTATCCAAGCCTACGCTGACTGGGCAGCAGGCAAAGCCAAAAACAAAATCGTAATTGTCTACGACACGATGTGGGGTAGCACCGACAAAATGGCCCGTTCCATAGCTGAAGGAGCCGTTAGTCAAGACGTCGAAGTCAAAGTGTGCAAGCTCCGCGCCTCAGACAACACTGAAGCCATGACTGAAATCCTCGATGCGAAAGCTGTCATTGTGGGTTCCCCCACGCTTAACAACGGCATGTTCCCCACCGTCGGAGCCTTCCTAACCTACGCCACTGGCCTTAAACCCAAAGACAAACTTTGGAGCTTTTTTGGCAGCTTCGGCTGGGGAGGTGGAGCAGTCCGCGCCATGACCGAGACAGCACGTAAAGCAGGCTTTGAAATCCACGAGGCGGACTTGCAAATCAAGTACGTGCCCACCCATGAAGCGTTGCAACGGTGCTTTGAGTTAGGCAAGCAGATAGCCGCCGAAATTAAAGCCAAACCCTAACCTCCTTTTTTGTTAGTATTGTATGCCTTTTGTAGGCTCGAATTTTTCGGGCATTTTTACGTCTTGGACTATGTTGACAAAGTCAGCGCGTTCCAAAAGCGCCTTTGCCGCGTATCTGCCTGTCAGAACCACCGTCGTCTCCTTTGGCACATGACTAAGCAACTCAAGCACCCGCCCCACAGGCAGCAGCCCCCAATGTACCGCCAAGTTCACCTCATCCAAAACTAGCAACGCAGGCTGCCTCTCCTGCATCACGCCTGCCGCAAACGCCAACGCATCCTCGGCTAACTCGCGGTCGCGGTCAGTGACGGCTTCCACTTGGAATTTTTCGCCTCCAAAATCCACCGTCCGCGACTCTGTTCCCAGCCAAACATCTCGCCCAAACGCGTAAATCTCGTACAGGTCACCCAGTCGCTGCCTCACCAGAAACTCACCTGTATCTTGCCGCCACTTACAGAACTGCACAATCACCACCCGTTTACCGTGCCCCACCGTGCGCAATGCCAATCCGAGCGCGTTGGCGGTTTTGCCTCCGCCTGTACCTGTGTACAAGTAAACGTAACCCAAGCTGACGCCTCCTACGAGGGGAAGGGGCAGTTTCGGGTTGGACACCCACCTGCATACTCAGCATGCACGGAAACAAAGGTGCCCTCTTTGGCTTGGATTTCGCCCACGTAAAGCACCTGCTCGGGTTTGCTGCCGTAACGGAAAACCGTAACCCCTTTACATTTGAGTTTCCAAGCCAAATCAAACACTTCGCGCACGTCGGCGTCTTTGGCGTGGTTGGGTAGATTGACCGTTTTGCTAACCGCGTTGTCGGTGCTTTTCTGAAAAGCCGCCTGCGTCTTCACATGCCACTCAGGCGCGATATCCAAAGCTGTGACGAAGAGTCGTTTAACTTCGTCGGGGACGCCGTGAATTTTCTGAACTGAACCAGTACGCGCGATTTCCTCAAGCAGTTTGGCACTGTAGAAACCCTTCTGTTTTGCCATCTCTTCAAAGAGGGGGTTGGTTTCAAACAGCCGTGCGCCGCCTAGCACGTTGCGCATAAAAGACACGGCAAAGAGGGGTTCGATGCCTGAGCTGCAGCCTGCGAGGATGCTTATGGTGCCAGTTGGGGCAACGGTGGTTACGGTTGCGTTGCGAAACGCTGTGTGGTTGGGTTCCCATCGGCTGCCCACGAAGTTAGGGAACGACCCCCGTTTTTGCCCGATTTCTATGGATTTCTTTTTAGCCTCCTCCTCAATGAAAGCCATAACTTGTTCGGCAATTCTAAGCGCATGGTCAGAATCGTAAGCAACCCCCAACAGGATAAGCATGTCGGCGTAGCCCATGACGCCTAAACCGATTTTACGGTTTGCCTTGGTGATGGCTTCAATCTCTTTGAGCGGGTAAACATTGGCGTCTATGACGTTATCCAGAAAATGCACTGCATTATACACGGTCATCCGAAGCTTCTCCCAGTTCACCTCCCCGTTTTCCACCATCTTTGAAAGGTTAATGGAGCCCAGATTGCAGCTTTCGTAGGGAAGAAGGGGGAGTTCGCCGCAGGGGTTGGTTGCGCTTATCACGCCGATTTGGGGGGTTGGGTTGTGCCAGTTAATTTCGTCGATGAAGATTAAGCCGGGGTCACCGCTTGCCCACGCTGAATGCGCAATCAACTGCCAGACTTCGCGGGCTTCAAGCTTCTTGACTTTTTCGTCGTTGCGGGGATTCACCAAAGAATACTCGCTGTCCTCTTCCAGCGCCTTAAGGAACGCGTCAGTGACTGCCACAGACACGTTAAAGTTGGTCAGCAAGGTTGGGTTCTGCTTTGCCGTTATGAACTCTAAAATGTCAGGGTGATCCACACGCAGAATTGCCATCATGGCGCCTCGGCGTTTGCCACCTGCCTTTATGACTTCAGTTGCGGCATCAAAAACCCGCATGAAACTGACTGGCCCTGAGGCTACGCCTTTGGTGGAGCCAACGATGTCACCGCGGGGTCTAAGCCTTGAGAAGTCAAAGCCTACCCCGCCGCCTGTTTGCTCGATGAGCGCCATGTGTTTGACTGCGGTGAAGATGCTTTCCAAGGAATCGTCTACGGGGAGGACAAAGCAGGCGGATAGCTGCCCTATGCGGGTGCCCGCATTGAATAGGGTGGGAGTGTTGGGTAGAAATTCAAGTTTTGCCATCAGGTCATAGAAGACTTGCTCGCTCTCGACGGGGTCATCACCGTAGCGGGCATCGACTTTGGCGATGGCTTTGGCAACCCGTTCAAAAAGTTTAGTGGGGGTTTCAAGAAGGGTTCCGTGTTCGTCTC is a window encoding:
- a CDS encoding TMEM165/GDT1 family protein — encoded protein: MNANFNCMDFVPIISTFLLILVAELGDKTQLAVISLSSKYKIKHVFFGAMLAFFVVDGVSALVGGPLLAFLPLNLVQTVSGVVFIIFGVLPLLNRKEQPIKEPKTSRMPLFASFSLIALMELGDKSQILTITLAAESSAVLVLVGLMLAFALLTGVAVLVGAKLLAKLPLKWLKIGTSALFIVLGALSITSGLLGVSLF
- a CDS encoding peptidylprolyl isomerase; this encodes MPDKVRCAHILVKTQTEAKNVQDRLAKGEAFAEIAKQVSLCPSGKKGGDLGKFGRGQMVKEFEVAAFKLEKGQTSEPVKTQFGYHIIKRTE
- a CDS encoding helix-turn-helix transcriptional regulator — encoded protein: MAQPEEINEIVSDFSRVYILTILHQGPVHGYEIISKFKKVIGKDISPSLVYPFLKKLEQKGLVTHSLKPVGAKKRKVFELTKDGRAFSEQLFKRFSELISVALEPSLEICAHCGCKVYEGGYVERIKGRDLSFCCIHCAASYKQSLGLM
- a CDS encoding YHS domain-containing protein, with product MAKDLVCNMDVDEKTAKWKTVYKGKTYYFCAPGCKVEFEENPEKYVSGNSSGHSCGCCCGGH
- a CDS encoding heavy metal translocating P-type ATPase, with translation MSQQTKKIVLNLGGMSCINCARAIEKRLNKLNGVTQATVNLAAEKAIIDYNPTLVTQKTIEDTINNIGYHVIHEKAVLQIGGMTCINCAKSIEKALNGREGIYTATVNFAMENVTVEYNPEQISLPAIKKAIQNVGYEIIEPKQKTVEDAEGKARQKHIRHLKLLLSTSIALTIPIMVLMWFPPLPMAQNSILMFILATPVQFIVGWTFYVGAYKGLRNKTANMDTLIAMGTSTAWLYSTIVTFAPSVFPDSAVFFDTSTMIMTFILTGKLLDAIAKGRTSEAIRKIMGLQAKTARVIRDNQELEIPAEEVQVGDIVVVRPGEKIPVDGTVVEGYSGVDEKVITGESIPVEKRNGDQVIGATMNKTGMLKFKATKVGKDTALAQIINLVEDALTSKAPVQRLADIAAGYFVPAIILTATVSAFVWYFLVGETYIFSLTVFIAVLIVACPCALGLATPTAIMVGVGKGAENGILIKSGEALETAHKLQAVVFDKTGTLTKGEPEVTDIVTDKTFTEKRLLQYAAVAEKNSEHPLGEAIVKKAAIEGIEVEDPQDFNAVPGQGVEVQYNGSVVLLGNRKLMEARNVDVSQFEATMSAFEEEGKTAMLLSADGKAAGLIAVADTLKEHSKEAVSALKDMGLEVIMLTGDNQRTAIAIAGQVGVNRVVSEVLPSEKAAEIKRLQGEGKVVAMVGDGINDAPALAQANIGVAVGTGTDVAVETGDIVLIKNDLRDVVVAIQLSQATMRKIRQNLFWAFFYNIILIPLAAGAFYPILHVLFDPVYAAAAMASSSVTVVTNASLLRRFKPKL
- a CDS encoding thioredoxin family protein, which gives rise to MSLLPDDKKELLKTEFQQKLVDPVKLVMFTQEMECRFCSDTRTLTQEMAQLNEKITAEVHDFQKDADLAKQLGIDKIPAIAVLGKKDYGVRIFGVPYGYELQTLVDAILNVSSGKTDLADKTKALLKDVKAPVHIQVFVTLTCPHCPAAGAIAHKLAVASEMIRADVIDAQEFPVQAQRYGVMGVPKIVLNEKVEFTGAFNEDLFAEYAILAANT
- a CDS encoding Kelch repeat-containing protein translates to MSLLLLFSVLFFPFAATLPFHESRATSPITLSVGIISPTNQTCTANGVTLNVTFVSIVESNMNITLTYSLDGNSNQTLPLTVTYREDSFQATITGQTVVSGLTNGMHWVAVYVSTRMGIEPPQTLTDHATVYFTIIDANTTGTQKVNSWTQKANMSTSRYNAGSTAVNGTIFVLGGLKTQINGSLHFSNCTAVNEAYDPQTNTWIQKAPLPVPLSGFAVAAYAGKIYCFGGAALIGEREIMQNGTFVYDPALDVWQSSSPMPEPASGLEANVIDGKIYLVGNLTLVYDPVTDSWATKTSPPTAVVNYASAVVDDKIFVMGGNTGGPTFVSFNQIYDPSTDTWTQGAPMPKGVSNAAAAATLTAIYVFGGTTQEYPLNGQNLTQIYFPQNNSWSMGADMPKTKAGQTAVAVDNVFYVLGGGHNIFAPDSTDNLQYVPAGNELCQTTENSVTVAPSSSLLLLPSHLLPPL
- a CDS encoding OsmC family protein; protein product: MTKLHARAKIIQNYEIMLDNTRAHSVIVDQKDETNNTPGLGATPLELCVMSHAGCYSNICQMVARRMHLPLKGLEVSVEAVKDPEVGTIVEETFEIIFKTDAAQDQVQRLHEHTLRNCPVGILHEKAGVNITYNLKTIKE
- a CDS encoding FprA family A-type flavoprotein is translated as MKNPIAKDIYWVGAVDYNIRDFHGYITSRGSTYNAYLILDDKNVLVDTVKHTFSDDLIRHICEVIDPAKLDYIIVNHVEMDHSSSLPKIAQLAKNATIIASARGKEALIDHYGQDFANVQTVKSGDTLKIGSRTLSFLEAPMLHWPDSMFTYIVEDKILMPNDAFGQHLASGERFNDQVDQHILMEEAQKYYANILMLLGPLVAKKIQEVVKMGLPIDMIAPSHGIIWRKDPTKIIQAYADWAAGKAKNKIVIVYDTMWGSTDKMARSIAEGAVSQDVEVKVCKLRASDNTEAMTEILDAKAVIVGSPTLNNGMFPTVGAFLTYATGLKPKDKLWSFFGSFGWGGGAVRAMTETARKAGFEIHEADLQIKYVPTHEALQRCFELGKQIAAEIKAKP
- a CDS encoding cob(I)yrinic acid a,c-diamide adenosyltransferase; this translates as MSNPKLPLPLVGGVSLGYVYLYTGTGGGKTANALGLALRTVGHGKRVVIVQFCKWRQDTGEFLVRQRLGDLYEIYAFGRDVWLGTESRTVDFGGEKFQVEAVTDRDRELAEDALAFAAGVMQERQPALLVLDEVNLAVHWGLLPVGRVLELLSHVPKETTVVLTGRYAAKALLERADFVNIVQDVKMPEKFEPTKGIQY
- a CDS encoding adenosylcobalamin-dependent ribonucleoside-diphosphate reductase; amino-acid sequence: MFSGKILKRDGRIVDFDADRIKNALYKAFLAVELGEGNKAQKITHEVVKLISERYTEKTPSVENVQDIVIEVLKKEGYEKIALAYEEFRKKKEELRRLRSLLGVQPKLTVNAMEVLKARYLLRDEHGTLLETPTKLFERVAKAIAKVDARYGDDPVESEQVFYDLMAKLEFLPNTPTLFNAGTRIGQLSACFVLPVDDSLESIFTAVKHMALIEQTGGGVGFDFSRLRPRGDIVGSTKGVASGPVSFMRVFDAATEVIKAGGKRRGAMMAILRVDHPDILEFITAKQNPTLLTNFNVSVAVTDAFLKALEEDSEYSLVNPRNDEKVKKLEAREVWQLIAHSAWASGDPGLIFIDEINWHNPTPQIGVISATNPCGELPLLPYESCNLGSINLSKMVENGEVNWEKLRMTVYNAVHFLDNVIDANVYPLKEIEAITKANRKIGLGVMGYADMLILLGVAYDSDHALRIAEQVMAFIEEEAKKKSIEIGQKRGSFPNFVGSRWEPNHTAFRNATVTTVAPTGTISILAGCSSGIEPLFAVSFMRNVLGGARLFETNPLFEEMAKQKGFYSAKLLEEIARTGSVQKIHGVPDEVKRLFVTALDIAPEWHVKTQAAFQKSTDNAVSKTVNLPNHAKDADVREVFDLAWKLKCKGVTVFRYGSKPEQVLYVGEIQAKEGTFVSVHAEYAGGCPTRNCPFPS